Proteins from a single region of Echeneis naucrates chromosome 14, fEcheNa1.1, whole genome shotgun sequence:
- the nrip1b gene encoding nuclear receptor-interacting protein 1: MTHGEEPGPETHKDSAVLTYLEGLLMHPVVAGPGATASGRSEAAHSNQEQGDKVGGPYQLPNHVPAAPKAGTNGPTLGSSQHLKKARLLRSGAWNDPGNQRMSSPPMELNGQGGGLQNGGLEVSPHAGESTLLASLLQSFSSRLQSVAMSQHSNKPPSECSSPAKAPPADKDPLPVYGTASSRLKGLMRKSKLQNHSNTPYSRRGHNQDRPPESPRSAHSATPPSAPTAAESVSCAERLKAVANMVKIRSSPAPSPKPSVACSQLALLLSSEAHLQQYSREHALKAQLSGRSASERLAAMANQQHGQDKRPPSVGGTLPGAPDTLSSLTTQNGMTATNTITTTLSRTALSSPQSPSLLRGHSQNSPATPPHPPSHTHSQPQREKRGFDSRPTRPPQTCSSLLLLLLNNHNNQKQLTKNGHLEDNCGVLPPSGSSSVTSDSECSTQERSLTKDSSDAESSYSSCSPIDLSMRNRASTQDAGQKTSTPSSSFSSFSSCTPTLSASTTVFSSTTAAFSPQTSAQPSTTAFSPSSIVVSSVSSVISSSSSSSISSSSLDKLTESLINKWKPDPSGSKVSKSKESEICPDLKSHPKVTLMQLLLDRRNNEMGNKSIGNQDLPLDITMATMSRSQSKGLVPWEDTRTTSPTDRPVAPAQPVYSLNRDHSGALSPYSYPSPNVQSSPLDLCKSKTFPAEKASEPTFSASKLLQNLAQCGTASSSPPIPSTKELDTSRPIALLERLNAPIHRTTTTPLSDRPSGSGTPFSRKEASPPSTQIENLLERRTVLQLLLGTGSAATVSRKDRPSGRRSVEAAGVGYEKSPSASIICDTSNGPPLDVKVKTEITEGVGLSSAMSEDLSGRKRPSSYEKSSPLSDSQQDLKTEPRPAEVIAKYGLLSQLLKQQTATYYTSAAMQPESQPRQVKEEQREYPSPSPKKRRLCSDRTDRMNNISSPRALDTGDTNIFTSSVAQEDPDQQRSLKEEGAPSRSPPSDSLTRESRGFNVLKQLLLSDNCLKELSQQPRGASSPSVLQANGKANGSILSQPAHNHNFLHLPSWHPHGSLNSGLQSNLRPLPTLPAGDSPLRNPWGSHPAPWPVTQKRDPPTLVKQEPESPVRWSSQENEEEEGCDSNPDSPRLSRSNPILYYMLQKGSIQLRKDVRDQAEGTHSVVRVKEEPISDMHAYEHSLSSTPQSPTHNDKHSHESQGLSQSSE, translated from the coding sequence ATGACTCATGGGGAGGAGCCTGGCCCTGAGACACACAAGGATTCAGCTGTTTTAACTTATCTGGAAGGTTTACTGATGCATCCAGTGGTGGCCGGGCCTGGGGCCACGGCTAGTGGGAGGTCTGAGGCTGCCCATAGCAACCAGGAGCAGGGTGACAAAGTGGGCGGGCCATACCAACTGCCCAACCATGTTCCAGCAGCTCCCAAGGCTGGAACCAATGGGCCCACACTGGGTTCTTCACAGCACCTGAAAAAAGCCCGCCTACTGCGCTCTGGAGCCTGGAACGATCCAGGGAATCAGCGGATGAGTTCGCCCCCAATGGAACTGAATGGTCAGGGGGGAGGCCTGCAAAATGGAGGACTAGAGGTATCTCCTCATGCTGGAGAGAGCACACTGCTGGCTTCACTGCTTCAGTCATTCAGCTCACGGCTTCAGAGTGTAGCAATGTCTCAGCACTCTAATAAGCCTCCCAGTGAGTGCTCCTCTCCAGCCAAAGCACCACCTGCAGACAAAGACCCACTTCCTGTGTACGGGACAGCCTCAAGCCGCCTGAAAGGCCTAATGAGGAAGAGCAAACTTCAAAATCACAGCAACACACCTTACAGTCGAAGGGGACACAATCAAGACAGACCCCCAGAATCACCTCGGTCTGCACATAGCGCCACACCCCCCTCTGCTCCAACAGCTGCTGAGTCAGTGTCCTGTGCTGAGCGTTTGAAGGCCGTCGCCAACATGGTGAAAATCCGTTCTAGTCCAGCACCTTCACCCAAACCCAGTGTGGCCTGCAGTCAactggctctgctgctgtccaGTGAAGCCCATCTCCAGCAGTACTCCAGAGAGCATGCACTCAAAGCCCAGCTCTCTGGAAGATCTGCCAGCGAGAGACTTGCTGCCATGGCAAACCAGCAACATGGCCAGGACAAAAGGCCACCTAGTGTGGGAGGGACTCTGCCTGGAGCTCCAGACACCCTAAGCTCGTTAACAACCCAAAATGGAatgacagcaacaaacacaataacaacaacactcTCTCGAACAGCCCTGTCAAGTCCACAGAGCCCCTCTTTGCTGCGAGGCCACAGTCAAAACTCCCCAGCCACTCCCCCACATCCTCCAAGCCACACTCACAGCCAACCACAGAGGGAGAAGCGAGGCTTTGACTCACGTCCAACACGTCCTCCCCAGACATGCAGCAGCTTGCTGCTCCTGCTActcaacaaccacaacaaccagAAGCAGCTGACCAAGAATGGGCACCTGGAAGACAACTGTGGTGTCCTGCCACCAAGTGGCTCGTCCTCAGTCACATCAGACAGCGAGTGTTCGACCCAGGAGAGGAGCCTGACCAAGGACAGCAGTGATGCAGAGAGTTCCTACTCTAGTTGCTCTCCCATTGACCTGTCCATGAGAAACCGAGCCAGCACACAAGATGCAGGCCAGAAAACTTCCaccccttcttcctccttctcctccttctcttcttgcACCCCAACCCTCTCTGCTTCCACCACAGTGTTTTCCTCCACCACAGCAGCATTTTCTCCTCAAACCTCAGCTCAGCCCTCCACCACAGCCTTTTCACCATCCTCTATTGTTGTCTCCTCCGTTTCCAGTGttatttcttcatcttcctcttcctctatctcttcctcctccctagACAAACTAACAGAATCTTTAATAAACAAGTGGAAGCCTGACCCATCAGGATCAAAGGTGTCCAAGAGTAAGGAGTCTGAAATCTGCCCAGACCTAAAATCTCACCCTAAAGTCACACTGATGCAACTTCTTCTCGACCGCAGAAACAACGAGATGGGTAACAAGAGTATAGGTAACCAAGATTTGCCACTTGATATAACTATGGCCACCATGTCTCGAAGCCAATCAAAGGGACTGGTGCCCTGGGAGGACACAAGGACAACAAGCCCCACAGATAGGCCTGTAGCCCCAGCCCAGCCAGTCTACTCACTTAATCGTGACCATAGTGGTGCCCTATCCCCATACTCTTACCCATCCCCCAATGTCCAGTCCAGCCCACTGGATTTGTGTAAATCTAAAACCTTCCCTGCTGAGAAGGCTTCAGAGCCCACCTTCAGTGCCAGTAAACTGTTGCAGAATTTGGCTCAGTGTGGCACTGCTTCTTCCTCCCCACCCATCCCCTCCACCAAAGAGCTTGATACCAGCAGGCCCATTGCCCTGTTAGAAAGGCTCAATGCTCCAATTCACAGGACCACCACTACTCCGCTGTCCGACAGACCCTCAGGCAGCGGGACACCTTTCAGCCGAAAGGAAGCCTCTCCTCCTTCGACACAGATCGAGAACCTTCTGGAGAGGCGCACTGTGTTGCAGCTCCTTCTAGGAACAGGCTCAGCTGCTACAGTCAGCCGTAAAGACAGGCCCAGTGGGAGGAGGAGTGTGGAGGCGGCAGGAGTGGGCTATGAGAAGAGCCCTAGTGCCTCCATCATTTGTGACACCTCCAATGGGCCTCCTTTGGATGTAAAGGTCAAAACAGAGATCACCGAGGGGGTAGGACTGTCCTCTGCCATGTCTGAGGACCTGAGTGGCAGAAAGAGACCTAGTAGCTACGAGAAGAGCAGCCCCCTCTCAGATTCACAGCAGGACTTAAAAACAGAACCACGGCCTGCGGAGGTCATAGCAAAATATGGCCTCCTCAGTCAGCTGCTCAAACAACAGACTGCTACCTACTATACCAGTGCTGCTATGCAGCCTGAGTCACAGCCCAGACAGGTtaaagaggagcagagggaatATCCAAGCCCCAGTCCTAAGAAGCGACGCCTCTGCTCTGATCGGACTGACAGGATGAATAATATCAGCTCTCCACGAGCACTGGACACTGgtgacacaaacatttttacttcTTCTGTTGCTCAGGAGGACCCTGACCAGCAGAGGAGTCTAAAGGAAGAGGGGGCTCCATCCAGGAGTCCACCAAGTGATAGCCTCACTAGAGAGAGCAGGGGTTTCAACGTGCTCAAACAACTGTTGCTCTCTGACAACTGCCTGAAGGAGCTGTCCCAGCAGCCCCGGGGGGCATCCAGTCCTTCTGTCCTGCAGGCCAATGGCAAGGCCAACGGCAGCATTCTCAGTCAGCCTGCGCATAATCACAATTTCCTCCACCTGCCCAGCTGGCACCCCCACGGTTCCCTCAACTCAGGGCTACAGAGTAATCTCAGACCACTGCCCACACTGCCTGCAGGTGACAGCCCTCTCCGTAACCCCTGGGGCAGCCACCCAGCTCCATGGCCTGTGACTCAAAAACGGGACCCCCCTACTCTAGTCAAACAGGAGCCTGAGAGCCCTGTGCGGTGGAGTAGTcaggagaatgaggaggaggagggctgtgACTCAAACCCAGATTCTCCCCGGCTCTCGCGCTCCAACCCCATCCTGTATTACATGTTGCAGAAGGGCAGCATTCAGTTGAGGAAGGATGTGAGGGATCAGGCGGAGGGCACCCACTCTGTGGTCAGAGTGAAAGAAGAGCCAATCAGTGACATGCATGCCTAtgaacacagtctgagctccaCCCCGCAGTCACCGACCCACAATGACAAGCACAGCCATGAGAGCCAGGGGCTGAGCCAGTCATCTGAGTAG